A stretch of the Thiomicrorhabdus xiamenensis genome encodes the following:
- a CDS encoding tRNA 2-thiocytidine biosynthesis TtcA family protein has product MSEAESTTQPKLTKKERTKDWIIPPKSIMKLVGRAMAQYKMLRDGDRVLLGLSGGKDSLALLVILKHLQRHAPVKFELAACTIDPEIPGFDPSPLKEWVAKLGVPYFYESEDLVALADAHMKGDSFCSFCARQKRGKLYTVCRREGYNVLALAQHLDDLAESFIMSAFNAGQLRTMKAHYLNDEGDIRIIRPLVRVRENQTRDFAEAANLPVIPDNCPACYAKPQARAETKALLLEQEKKNKHLYANLWTAMQPLIADDNHEGTAQLK; this is encoded by the coding sequence ATGAGCGAAGCGGAATCGACAACTCAACCGAAATTGACCAAGAAAGAGCGTACCAAGGACTGGATTATCCCACCAAAATCGATAATGAAACTGGTCGGGCGAGCCATGGCGCAGTACAAGATGCTGCGTGACGGCGATCGGGTGCTTCTGGGGCTTTCCGGTGGAAAGGATTCTCTGGCCCTGCTGGTTATTCTCAAGCATCTGCAACGGCATGCGCCGGTCAAATTCGAGCTGGCGGCCTGCACCATAGATCCGGAAATTCCCGGCTTTGATCCTTCGCCGTTGAAGGAATGGGTTGCTAAGCTGGGTGTTCCCTATTTCTACGAGTCGGAAGATTTGGTCGCTCTTGCCGATGCGCATATGAAAGGCGATTCTTTCTGCAGCTTCTGCGCGCGTCAGAAACGCGGCAAGCTTTATACCGTGTGCCGTCGCGAAGGCTACAACGTATTGGCGTTGGCGCAGCATCTCGACGATCTGGCGGAAAGCTTTATCATGTCGGCGTTTAATGCCGGTCAACTGCGTACCATGAAAGCGCATTATCTGAACGACGAAGGCGATATCCGTATTATCCGACCTCTGGTCAGAGTACGTGAAAATCAGACGCGTGATTTTGCCGAGGCGGCCAATCTGCCGGTCATTCCGGATAACTGTCCGGCCTGTTATGCCAAGCCGCAGGCTCGCGCCGAAACCAAAGCGCTTCTGCTGGAACAGGAAAAGAAGAACAAACATCTGTATGCCAATCTCTGGACCGCTATGCAACCGCTGATCGCCGACGACAATCACGAAGGCACAGCACAGCTGAAATAG
- a CDS encoding lysophospholipid acyltransferase family protein — translation MNSKPKKRSLLKRSVHRVASWIVVALIQILSMLPLSAVRLLGKGMGTLFYWLPSHARFLAQCNLRAVYPQRSEQEHKKLLKATLQHNAQSILELGAMWRWPKEKVENSVREVKGQELLDAAYAKGKGVLLLGPHIGNWEVAGSYISMNYPSTIMYRPPNLQGLEKSMRAARTRFGATLVPTDLRGIRQIIKALKENQLSAILPDQDAGKNGVHAPFMGVPARTMTLVSKLLQKSEAECLYLIALRHPQGGFVLHILPADRQALAAEDPLAAASALNQGIETCIRLAPEQYLWTYRRFRGQPEGAPNIYRKR, via the coding sequence ATGAATTCTAAGCCGAAAAAACGCTCTTTATTAAAGCGCTCAGTCCACCGGGTAGCAAGTTGGATTGTGGTTGCACTGATCCAAATTCTGTCGATGTTGCCGCTGTCGGCAGTCCGCCTGTTAGGGAAAGGAATGGGCACACTCTTTTACTGGTTGCCGAGCCATGCACGTTTTCTGGCTCAGTGTAATCTGCGCGCCGTTTATCCGCAGCGCTCCGAACAGGAGCACAAAAAACTGCTCAAAGCGACTCTGCAGCACAACGCTCAGTCGATACTGGAGCTTGGTGCCATGTGGCGCTGGCCGAAAGAGAAAGTTGAAAACTCGGTCAGAGAGGTGAAGGGGCAGGAGCTTTTGGATGCCGCCTATGCAAAAGGAAAGGGCGTTCTGTTGCTTGGTCCGCACATCGGTAACTGGGAGGTTGCCGGAAGTTACATTTCCATGAATTATCCTTCAACGATTATGTACCGTCCGCCGAATCTGCAGGGGTTGGAAAAGAGTATGCGTGCAGCAAGAACGCGTTTCGGCGCGACTCTGGTGCCGACCGATCTGCGCGGCATTCGTCAGATTATCAAAGCCTTGAAAGAGAATCAGTTGTCGGCGATATTGCCGGATCAGGACGCCGGGAAAAACGGCGTGCATGCCCCTTTTATGGGGGTGCCGGCACGTACGATGACGCTGGTCAGCAAGTTATTGCAGAAAAGCGAAGCGGAGTGTCTGTATCTGATCGCGCTGCGTCATCCGCAGGGCGGTTTTGTTTTGCATATCCTGCCGGCGGACCGTCAGGCATTGGCGGCCGAGGATCCGCTTGCTGCCGCCAGTGCGTTGAATCAGGGGATTGAAACCTGTATCCGTCTGGCACCGGAACAATATCTCTGGACCTATCGCCGCTTCCGCGGCCAGCCGGAAGGCGCTCCGAATATCTATCGCAAGCGCTAA
- a CDS encoding NfeD family protein, with product MFEWMIDSSLTPSILIIVGILMMLGEVLIVGTFVLFWVALAFILMGIYSLYQPLDWRLQLVIITALGALFTWLLNPYLKKSQHPNEADSFAPENAHGYGRLHQDKNGDYSVFYRGTYWLIDPQTPPVDPQNGTEVIILEVKGNYVKIGSKEQDA from the coding sequence ATGTTCGAATGGATGATCGACTCTTCCCTGACCCCATCGATTCTGATTATCGTCGGTATTCTTATGATGCTCGGCGAAGTGCTGATCGTCGGGACTTTCGTGCTTTTCTGGGTCGCGCTGGCGTTTATCCTGATGGGGATCTACAGCCTTTATCAGCCGCTCGACTGGCGACTGCAGCTGGTGATTATTACCGCACTCGGCGCGCTTTTCACTTGGCTTCTGAACCCATACCTGAAAAAAAGCCAGCACCCGAATGAAGCGGACAGTTTTGCCCCTGAAAACGCCCATGGCTACGGCCGATTGCATCAGGACAAAAACGGCGACTATTCGGTTTTCTATCGTGGAACCTACTGGCTGATTGATCCGCAAACTCCTCCGGTGGATCCGCAGAACGGTACGGAAGTGATTATTCTTGAAGTGAAGGGGAATTACGTCAAAATCGGCTCAAAAGAGCAAGACGCCTAG
- a CDS encoding SPFH domain-containing protein, with product MDIQLTDNALVIILFIAVLFILMRGVKVVPQAENWVIERLGKYNSTLEGGLNFIIPFIDDVRVKYNMQEQTIDIPSQRVITKDNVSIFIDGIVFIRITDAQSATYSALDVKQMISQLCQTTLRSEIGSLELDETLSSRDDLNASLMQALNNASNEWGLKVTRVEVSDISVPEEVQKAMELQLQATRERRAIETKAQAEKNAVIAEAEALKQKAFLEAEALERTADAERYQQEQLGIGQQLAIEAVNQAMQENPQAAEYLLAKDRVKAFSGLAESDSSNKIVIPVETSELLGSMSLIQHLLKQDK from the coding sequence ATGGATATTCAACTGACCGACAACGCATTGGTCATTATTCTTTTTATCGCGGTACTGTTTATTCTGATGCGCGGAGTCAAAGTTGTTCCGCAAGCCGAAAACTGGGTTATCGAACGGCTCGGAAAATACAACAGCACCCTGGAGGGTGGACTGAACTTTATTATTCCCTTTATCGATGATGTCCGCGTCAAATACAACATGCAGGAACAGACCATCGATATCCCTTCGCAAAGGGTCATCACCAAAGACAACGTCTCGATCTTCATTGACGGTATCGTCTTTATCCGCATTACCGATGCCCAGTCGGCCACCTACTCGGCGCTGGACGTTAAACAGATGATCAGCCAGCTGTGCCAGACCACCCTGCGTTCCGAGATCGGTTCGCTGGAGCTGGACGAAACCCTGAGTTCGCGCGACGACCTGAATGCCTCCCTGATGCAGGCGCTGAATAATGCCAGCAACGAATGGGGCCTGAAAGTCACCCGAGTCGAGGTCAGCGATATCTCGGTGCCGGAAGAAGTACAGAAAGCGATGGAACTGCAACTGCAGGCGACGCGTGAAAGACGCGCCATCGAAACCAAAGCGCAGGCGGAAAAAAATGCAGTCATTGCCGAAGCCGAAGCCTTGAAGCAGAAGGCGTTTCTTGAAGCCGAGGCGCTTGAGAGAACGGCCGATGCCGAGCGTTACCAGCAGGAACAGCTTGGTATCGGTCAGCAACTGGCGATCGAAGCCGTCAATCAGGCGATGCAGGAAAATCCGCAGGCAGCGGAATATCTCTTGGCCAAGGATCGGGTTAAAGCCTTTTCCGGATTGGCCGAATCCGATTCCAGCAATAAAATTGTCATCCCGGTGGAAACCAGCGAACTGCTCGGTTCCATGAGCCTGATCCAGCATCTGCTCAAACAGGACAAATAG
- a CDS encoding class I SAM-dependent methyltransferase: protein MSSVQQKWEQRYADANLKTPANPCYVLQQHSKLLPFSGKALELACGLGGNARFLARCGLKTDAWDISDNALTVLNNYASLNHLPITPLITDLEQMLLPYQKYDAIVVSRYLDRSIAKQIMQALKPNGLLFYQSFLGPKQENGPGNADFYLSSGELPKLFSGLRCEVYGEGWLASENSLDLNPKQRYSWFVGKKIA from the coding sequence ATGAGCAGCGTGCAACAGAAATGGGAGCAGCGTTATGCCGACGCCAACCTTAAGACTCCAGCCAATCCGTGCTATGTGCTGCAGCAGCACAGCAAACTGTTGCCTTTTTCCGGCAAAGCACTCGAACTGGCCTGCGGTCTGGGCGGTAACGCCCGCTTTCTGGCACGCTGCGGCTTGAAAACCGATGCCTGGGATATCTCCGATAATGCCCTGACGGTGCTCAATAATTACGCCAGCCTGAATCACCTGCCGATTACACCGTTAATTACCGATCTGGAGCAGATGCTGCTGCCTTATCAAAAGTACGACGCCATTGTCGTCAGTCGCTATCTCGACCGTTCAATCGCCAAACAGATTATGCAGGCCCTGAAACCGAATGGACTGCTCTTCTACCAGAGTTTTCTCGGCCCGAAGCAGGAAAACGGACCGGGCAATGCCGACTTCTATCTTAGCAGCGGCGAACTGCCGAAACTTTTCTCCGGCTTGCGCTGTGAAGTCTATGGCGAAGGCTGGCTTGCATCGGAAAATTCGCTCGACCTGAACCCTAAGCAGCGTTATAGTTGGTTCGTCGGCAAAAAGATTGCATAA
- a CDS encoding TrkH family potassium uptake protein, translating into MHSKIILKVIGLLLMIFSLTLVPPVIIAAIYNDGALIEFASVMGGVLLFGLLLWLPVRDYKHDLKIRDGFFVVVMFWVVLGVVGALPLYIEQEVSLSLTDAIFESFSGLTTTGATVLTGLDNMPQSILWYRQQLQWLGGMGIIVLAVAVLPMLGVGGMQLYRAETPGPVKDSKIAPRISETAKALWYIYLGLTLTCAIAYWMAGMDWFDAFSHSFSTVAIGGFSTHDASIGHFDSFEIELVAIFFMFLAGINFALHFSAFRNLNTNVYLSDPEFKLYATLLILVTVLVSLFLYLHNVYPTWEESIRYGLFQSVSLATTTGFANADFSAWPGFLPVLLIFVSFIGGSAGSTAGGMKVIRFLLLSKQVIREIQGLLHPNAIMPVKLGNKSIPEKVMMAVWGFLAVYVFTFTIIMLVVMALGVDQVTAFSSVAAMMNNLGPGLGAVSANYQSLSDPVKWVLTFAMLLGRLEIFTLLVLFTAAFWRK; encoded by the coding sequence ATGCACTCCAAAATCATACTCAAGGTCATCGGCCTGTTACTGATGATTTTCAGTTTAACGCTGGTACCGCCCGTCATTATCGCCGCCATCTACAATGACGGCGCGCTGATCGAATTCGCATCGGTCATGGGCGGCGTCCTCTTGTTTGGTCTACTTCTCTGGCTTCCGGTACGCGATTACAAACACGACCTGAAGATCCGCGACGGCTTTTTCGTCGTGGTAATGTTCTGGGTGGTATTAGGGGTCGTCGGTGCTCTGCCGCTGTACATCGAACAAGAGGTCTCTCTGAGCCTCACTGACGCAATTTTCGAGTCCTTTTCCGGCCTGACTACGACCGGGGCGACCGTTCTGACCGGCTTGGACAATATGCCGCAATCGATACTCTGGTATCGGCAACAGCTGCAATGGCTTGGCGGCATGGGGATTATCGTACTGGCGGTCGCCGTTCTGCCGATGCTCGGCGTTGGTGGCATGCAGTTGTATCGAGCGGAAACACCGGGACCGGTCAAGGATTCAAAAATCGCCCCACGTATTTCCGAGACGGCCAAAGCGCTATGGTATATCTATCTAGGTTTGACTCTGACCTGTGCGATTGCTTACTGGATGGCCGGCATGGACTGGTTCGACGCCTTCAGCCACAGCTTCTCGACCGTTGCTATCGGCGGTTTCTCAACTCATGATGCCAGTATCGGGCACTTTGACAGCTTTGAAATCGAGCTGGTCGCAATTTTCTTTATGTTTCTGGCAGGAATTAATTTCGCCCTGCATTTCAGCGCCTTCCGCAACCTGAATACCAACGTCTACCTCAGCGACCCGGAGTTCAAACTTTACGCCACACTGCTGATTCTGGTGACCGTTCTAGTCAGTCTGTTCCTTTATCTGCATAACGTCTATCCGACATGGGAAGAATCCATTCGCTACGGCCTGTTTCAGAGCGTCTCTCTGGCCACGACCACCGGTTTCGCCAATGCCGATTTCTCCGCATGGCCCGGATTTCTGCCGGTTCTGCTGATTTTTGTCAGTTTTATCGGCGGCAGCGCCGGCTCGACTGCCGGGGGCATGAAAGTCATCCGCTTCCTGCTGTTGAGCAAACAGGTGATCCGCGAAATTCAGGGATTACTGCACCCGAATGCAATCATGCCGGTTAAACTCGGAAATAAGAGTATTCCGGAAAAGGTCATGATGGCGGTCTGGGGCTTCCTCGCGGTTTATGTCTTTACTTTCACCATCATTATGCTGGTAGTCATGGCGCTCGGCGTCGATCAGGTCACTGCCTTCTCTTCGGTGGCGGCGATGATGAACAACCTAGGCCCCGGGCTCGGCGCAGTCTCGGCAAATTACCAGAGTCTCAGCGATCCGGTGAAATGGGTGCTGACGTTTGCCATGTTGCTGGGCCGTCTGGAAATCTTTACTCTACTGGTACTCTTTACGGCCGCTTTCTGGCGTAAATAA
- the trkA gene encoding Trk system potassium transporter TrkA: MNIVILGAGQVGSSLAEVLANENNDVTVVDIDRLHLQRLQDRLDIRTVFGHASHPDILMQAGLEDADMLIAATQNDETNIVACHLAQLMFRVPTKIARVRGRSYLEHPELFNRAENEKAIDIDLLISPENLVTNYILQLIAYPGSLQVIDFHDGKLRLVAMPAHEDGLLVNKKINTLRNHLPNHIKTRIVAIYRKDEIVMPTGDTVIRTGDEVFFLAEPQHVPAIITELRQRKEKPSRNIMIAGGGNVGFHLAQALEKTHQVKLVDHNMNQAREVAEKLNNTVIIHGDISDKDLLLEENIDEIDLFVAVTNSDEANIISGMLAKKLGVRRVIALVNNQSYVELIQLNGIDVAISADRITTSNLLHHTRQGDTVKAVTLRRGAAEAMEVVAHGSENTSEIIGKTIAEIPWPSDITVGAIIRNDQVIIAHRDLEIEAEDHVVLFLTDPNSTSAVAELFATSKPSWFSWS; encoded by the coding sequence ATGAATATTGTAATTTTAGGCGCCGGCCAGGTTGGTTCCTCGCTGGCCGAAGTTCTGGCAAACGAAAACAATGACGTTACCGTAGTGGATATCGACCGACTTCACCTGCAACGTCTGCAAGACCGTCTTGATATTCGAACCGTATTCGGACACGCCTCTCACCCGGACATTCTGATGCAGGCTGGCCTGGAAGACGCCGATATGCTGATCGCTGCGACCCAGAACGACGAAACCAACATTGTTGCCTGCCATCTGGCTCAACTCATGTTTCGAGTCCCGACCAAAATCGCCCGCGTCCGCGGGCGTTCCTATCTTGAGCACCCGGAACTTTTCAACCGCGCTGAAAACGAGAAAGCGATTGATATCGACCTGCTTATCAGCCCGGAAAACCTGGTTACCAACTACATTCTCCAGCTTATCGCCTATCCCGGTTCGCTGCAGGTAATCGACTTCCATGACGGTAAGTTGCGCCTGGTCGCCATGCCGGCCCATGAAGACGGATTGCTGGTTAATAAGAAAATCAATACGCTGAGAAACCATCTGCCGAATCACATTAAGACCCGCATTGTCGCGATCTACCGTAAGGACGAAATCGTTATGCCGACCGGCGACACCGTAATTCGTACCGGGGACGAAGTCTTCTTCCTTGCCGAACCACAGCATGTCCCGGCGATCATTACCGAACTGCGTCAGCGTAAAGAGAAGCCTTCTCGTAACATTATGATTGCCGGCGGAGGAAATGTCGGTTTCCATCTGGCGCAGGCGCTGGAAAAGACCCATCAGGTCAAACTGGTCGACCACAACATGAATCAGGCCAGAGAGGTCGCGGAAAAACTGAACAACACCGTTATTATCCACGGCGACATCTCCGATAAAGATCTCCTGCTGGAAGAGAATATTGATGAAATCGACCTGTTTGTCGCCGTTACCAACAGCGACGAAGCCAATATCATTTCCGGTATGCTGGCCAAAAAGCTCGGTGTGCGTCGAGTGATCGCACTGGTCAACAATCAGTCGTATGTTGAGCTGATCCAGCTCAACGGTATCGATGTCGCGATTTCCGCCGACCGGATCACAACCAGTAACCTGCTGCACCACACTCGTCAGGGAGACACTGTCAAGGCCGTCACTCTGCGACGAGGCGCGGCCGAAGCGATGGAAGTAGTCGCGCACGGTAGCGAAAACACCTCGGAAATCATCGGTAAAACCATTGCCGAAATTCCTTGGCCGAGCGACATTACCGTCGGCGCCATTATCCGCAACGATCAGGTCATTATCGCCCACCGCGATCTCGAGATCGAAGCGGAGGATCACGTCGTACTCTTCCTGACCGACCCGAACAGCACCTCTGCGGTTGCCGAACTGTTCGCAACCAGCAAACCGAGCTGGTTCAGCTGGAGCTAA
- a CDS encoding sigma-54-dependent transcriptional regulator, with amino-acid sequence MKPGKLLIVDDEKDIRNLMQEIFAEEGYQVATAANGIQAKQAWRQSLPDIMFLDVWMPDVDGISLLKEMQEEALLEHTKVIMMSGHGTIETAIEATRLGAYDFLEKPLSLAKLIVTAERAMENIRLNQENRQLKQKLPEQFLPIGKSKAMVSLRETIERLSKFTMPVLIEGESGSGKHHLARALHKTSNRKDAAIVELSAYDFNRYLEQMQESALIQQLRQADQGTLVVANIEQLSIDAQNILTDLINHKQVQVGNETIDLDIRVIALSRGDLELEVEHKNFRDDLYQRLKVMPIAIPALRQHTEDIPELLDFFINHYVTHDALEYRHFSVPAQNILRQYAWPGNLKELQNLVQRILILGNGEISDEEVRKYLSESHNESAQTAAIDTSVNLKEAKDRLEAAYLSQLLRETGGNVSETAKRSGIDRTNLYRKLKNLGIDPKNPV; translated from the coding sequence ATGAAACCTGGCAAACTGCTGATCGTTGATGATGAAAAAGATATCCGCAATTTAATGCAAGAAATCTTTGCCGAGGAAGGTTATCAAGTCGCCACGGCCGCCAATGGCATACAAGCGAAACAGGCTTGGCGTCAGAGCCTGCCTGACATTATGTTTCTTGACGTCTGGATGCCGGATGTGGACGGTATTTCGCTGCTCAAGGAGATGCAGGAAGAAGCGCTTCTGGAACACACCAAAGTGATCATGATGTCCGGCCACGGCACCATTGAAACGGCGATCGAGGCAACCCGTCTCGGGGCCTATGATTTTCTGGAAAAACCGCTTTCGCTGGCCAAATTGATCGTCACCGCGGAACGGGCGATGGAAAATATCCGCCTGAATCAGGAAAACCGTCAACTCAAACAGAAGCTGCCGGAACAATTTCTGCCGATCGGCAAAAGCAAGGCGATGGTCAGTCTGCGCGAAACCATCGAACGCCTGTCCAAATTCACCATGCCGGTCCTGATCGAAGGCGAATCCGGTAGCGGCAAGCACCATCTGGCGCGCGCGCTGCACAAAACCAGCAACCGCAAAGACGCCGCCATTGTCGAGCTCTCGGCCTATGACTTCAACCGCTATCTGGAGCAGATGCAGGAATCCGCCCTGATCCAGCAATTACGTCAGGCCGATCAGGGCACACTGGTAGTGGCCAATATCGAACAACTGAGTATTGACGCACAAAACATTCTTACCGACCTGATTAACCATAAACAAGTTCAGGTCGGCAATGAAACCATCGATCTTGATATCCGCGTGATTGCCTTGAGCCGCGGGGATCTGGAACTTGAAGTGGAACACAAAAACTTCCGCGATGACCTTTATCAGCGTCTGAAAGTCATGCCGATCGCAATTCCTGCGCTACGCCAGCATACGGAAGACATCCCGGAACTTTTGGACTTTTTCATCAATCATTATGTGACCCACGATGCTCTGGAATACCGTCATTTCAGCGTTCCGGCGCAAAATATTCTGCGTCAGTACGCTTGGCCTGGGAATCTTAAAGAGTTGCAGAATCTGGTGCAGCGTATACTGATTCTCGGCAACGGCGAAATTTCCGACGAAGAAGTCCGCAAGTATCTCAGCGAATCGCATAACGAAAGTGCCCAGACGGCGGCGATCGATACCAGCGTTAACTTGAAAGAAGCTAAAGACCGCCTTGAAGCCGCTTATCTATCACAACTTTTACGCGAAACCGGCGGAAATGTATCCGAAACCGCCAAACGATCCGGTATCGACCGCACCAACCTGTACCGGAAACTGAAAAACCTCGGAATCGACCCGAAAAATCCGGTTTGA
- a CDS encoding sensor histidine kinase: MGSLGRFIKQFGWVSLLFSVLMVMLAVMSQILQNASQFAEVYSVLLFITWLGVGVLLVLFFRTLWKLYRQLKQKIPGIKVTIRLTLLATLLMGIPAITIFAFSLNFIQQGISQWFDVTTEDALEKASSLASITLDNKTRDSLKLTQSVVSQQQIALEFNPIAAVDSIRNLINAQEVALYQTNQQLIAFSSQDNTQILPNTPGDNLFQQVRKETPYAAIESQPGATQKEQFVRVFIPITNSLNAQYALQAIFPLPTNITELSDSVALATEQYRELSYLKGPLTFSFTLILSMVVLLTLVTAVLFTIRAVQNFTSPIRVLARGTKAVSRGDYTIRMPVKQQDEFGDLINSFNDMIARIAQARNDIKLSHQQAEVQKLYLQAIIQNLSSGVITLDTQKQIRTLNSAAERILGIKSEHLLEQSLPFLAKAKNLETLQDDEAMHQQSLQLLFDKIVQHFDDHQNQPNLTWALQFEFQSSEGQKILMLHGSPLPSLEKQVAGYIIVIDDITDLVQAQLHAAWSDVARRLAHEIKNPLTPIQLSAERLNFKLGRRLQGEDRELLERLTQTIIEQVSTMQTLVQAFSDYANTPEVELQKTELCSLIQGITEMYQNPNAKWQVTSHLNNNCPLVMADKARLRQLFHNLIKNALEATEDLPQPSVEISAEQIDEDVLQIMVCDNGPGIPKEAQNWIFEPYATDKPKGTGLGLAIVRKIVDEHHGQIRVKASPAEGTCFIITLPVLASERT, from the coding sequence ATGGGCTCTCTAGGAAGGTTTATCAAACAATTTGGCTGGGTCAGTCTGCTGTTCAGCGTTCTGATGGTTATGCTGGCCGTAATGAGTCAGATTCTGCAAAACGCTTCACAGTTCGCTGAAGTCTATTCGGTTCTGCTATTCATCACCTGGCTTGGTGTCGGTGTGTTACTGGTGCTCTTTTTCCGCACTCTATGGAAACTCTACCGACAGCTGAAACAGAAAATTCCCGGCATCAAAGTCACCATCCGCCTGACGCTTCTGGCGACGCTGTTAATGGGGATTCCGGCTATCACCATCTTTGCTTTCTCACTGAACTTCATCCAACAAGGGATCAGCCAGTGGTTCGATGTGACCACCGAAGACGCCTTGGAGAAGGCTTCCAGTCTGGCCAGCATAACCCTCGACAATAAAACCCGCGACAGCCTCAAACTGACACAGTCTGTCGTCTCGCAGCAACAGATTGCACTGGAATTCAATCCGATCGCGGCAGTGGACAGCATCCGTAACCTGATCAACGCCCAGGAAGTCGCTCTGTACCAGACCAACCAGCAACTGATCGCTTTCAGTTCGCAGGACAACACCCAGATCCTGCCGAATACGCCCGGCGATAACCTTTTCCAGCAGGTTCGCAAGGAAACCCCTTACGCCGCAATCGAAAGTCAGCCGGGAGCCACTCAGAAAGAACAGTTTGTACGCGTATTCATCCCGATCACCAACAGCCTGAATGCACAATACGCCCTGCAAGCGATTTTCCCTCTGCCGACCAACATCACCGAACTGTCCGATTCGGTTGCACTGGCGACCGAGCAGTACCGCGAACTTTCCTATCTCAAAGGACCTCTGACTTTCAGCTTTACGCTGATCCTGTCGATGGTGGTGCTGCTGACACTGGTTACGGCGGTGCTATTTACCATTCGCGCGGTACAGAACTTCACCAGTCCGATCCGGGTTCTGGCTCGCGGAACCAAGGCGGTATCGCGCGGCGACTATACCATTCGCATGCCGGTCAAACAGCAGGATGAATTCGGCGATTTGATCAACTCGTTTAACGATATGATCGCGCGCATTGCCCAAGCTCGAAACGATATCAAACTCAGCCACCAGCAAGCCGAAGTCCAGAAACTCTATCTGCAAGCCATTATTCAGAACCTTTCCAGCGGCGTCATCACGCTCGATACGCAGAAACAGATCCGAACCCTTAACAGTGCCGCCGAGCGTATACTCGGCATAAAAAGCGAACACCTTCTCGAACAGAGCCTGCCGTTTCTGGCCAAGGCAAAAAATCTGGAAACCCTGCAGGACGACGAAGCCATGCATCAGCAAAGCCTGCAACTGCTGTTCGACAAGATCGTACAACACTTTGACGACCATCAAAATCAACCCAACCTGACATGGGCATTGCAGTTCGAATTCCAGAGCAGCGAAGGACAGAAAATTCTCATGCTGCACGGCTCGCCTTTACCGTCGTTGGAGAAGCAGGTCGCGGGGTACATTATCGTTATCGACGACATTACCGATCTGGTACAGGCACAGCTGCATGCCGCCTGGAGCGATGTTGCACGCCGACTGGCACACGAAATCAAAAACCCTCTGACACCGATCCAGCTCTCCGCAGAGCGTCTGAACTTCAAACTCGGCCGTCGTCTGCAGGGCGAGGACCGCGAACTGCTGGAGCGCCTGACGCAAACCATTATCGAGCAGGTCAGCACCATGCAGACATTGGTGCAGGCTTTCAGCGACTATGCGAATACACCGGAGGTCGAGCTGCAAAAAACCGAACTGTGCTCTCTGATCCAAGGCATCACCGAGATGTATCAGAATCCGAATGCAAAATGGCAAGTAACCTCGCACCTGAACAACAACTGTCCGCTGGTAATGGCCGATAAAGCCCGCCTGCGCCAACTGTTCCACAACCTGATCAAAAATGCGCTGGAAGCAACCGAAGACCTGCCGCAGCCAAGCGTCGAAATCTCCGCCGAACAGATCGATGAAGATGTACTGCAGATTATGGTCTGCGACAACGGCCCCGGCATTCCCAAGGAGGCTCAGAACTGGATTTTCGAACCCTACGCTACCGACAAACCGAAAGGAACTGGGTTGGGGCTGGCGATTGTCCGCAAGATAGTTGATGAACATCATGGGCAAATCCGCGTTAAGGCTTCACCCGCCGAGGGAACCTGCTTTATAATCACCCTACCTGTTTTAGCTAGCGAGAGAACATGA